AGACAAAGAGTAAGTTCAAAGAAATAATGATAGAGTTTAGTGAAATAATTTGAACAAAGCAGTAATTGTTATTGACGGAAGACCACTGCACCCTTCAAGTAACTGTACAGTGTCTATGATGCATATGAATGGTACTActactgatgtgttttcattggCTAATAAACAACGTTGTGAGCAGCTTTGTTAAAACAAATTTCTCAGTCGGCCAGTCTCCCCCATTCTCCTACTCATGTCAGACTGGTGTTTGAAGCGCAGTATCACATCTGCATGCCAGGTGTCGCTATATGTGCTGCAACCTTGAGTGTGCGCATACAGGACATGAATGGGACCATTCCGAGAAACAGGTagaaactgtttttcattttgtccctCAACAGGAAACCCGCTGTTGATGACAATGCAGACCCCGGCGACGGCCTGATGAACATGCTGAAGAAGATTTACTCAGAGGGAGACGACGAGATGAAGAGAACCATCAACAAAGCCTGGTCAGAGTCCCAAGAGAAAAAAGTCCGAGGAGAGGGCATGATGGACTTCTGAAATGCACTCACTGCTCTTCCACAGCAGGACGGGCTGAAAACCGCCAGGGACGCAGCTGACAAGACTTGAATATTAAATGTTGTGGGTTGAAACTTATGTCcgatatatacatatataaatcaTCATACATAAGATGTTGGGATTAATGTCTTAGCCCCTCATTTTTGGCCCTGGTATTCTGAGAGTCatgagacataaaacataaacctCTCAACAGATTGCACAGAAAATGCCTGCCCAGGCACAAGTGTGCTGTCCAGCAGATGGCAACCTtaacatggcaaaaaaaaaaaaagtttttgccacttttattttgttttgaaaatctaGATTTCATGGGTTAAAGGACCACaatgcagttgtttttcttgAGATATATGTCTGTCAGTAGTTCATAGTATAATTTTGGACCAGAGTGAATGAAACATATGAGACTTGTTCTGTACAGTTACATCTTAATATTGTTCTGCGCAGCCAAACTGAGCTGATATTTAAGATGTCTTCAAGTGTACATTTGCCAAAGTCATGCTTATAATACTTTGATGGATATTAAGCTTGCCACAATTTGTTGGAAGatttactgtcagaaaaaagTGATGGCATCAAATGTTGTTATTGCCATGTAATGCAATAGACAACATGATAATATTCATTATAATATGGAAGGCACACCCTTTCAAAGAGCAGTAAATTCTGAATTGTTAATGTTTAGACATTGCAATTGGAGCaattggattttttgtttttctttttctttcattccacAAGTAGATATAGCTGCAAATACAGCCCCACTGATGCATCAGCGCAGTGTATTCTTGTGTATTACTGCATGGGTCTGTTTTTTATTCCATTCCTGTTGCATAGTGCAAAGCTCTGAAACACATTGTTTGTCATTCCTTAACATGTCGGTCTCCGAATATAACCTTTATTCACAGCTGCACTATTCAACGGTTGTGATTGTCCCTCCGACATTTGTGAACATGTCaaatttagttttaattacGCTGACTGTCTTTACTTTGGTTGTTGTCTTCATCTGACGTGTCTTGTTGCTCGCCCTCAGGTTTGTTCATGAAGTTCTCACAAATACAGATCTTCAGACTCATTCTTCTTTGCCTCTCGTCTGTGATTTAGAAAtcagaatgtatttttattaaCTGTTGTAACCATTTATGTTCTTGACTTGACTGGCGCAACTACACACATATGGCTTTTAGAGTGGTCATTTAAATATACTTTCCTGAAGACCTGCCTGCTCACAGAGAAGTCAGTATTGTATTTTCAAGGCAGTGAGATAAGATACATGGTATAAGATACATGGTGATATGAGCAAGATGTCCAGGTAGTATTTGATAACAAACAAGGATGCTGGTTACCTTGGTTACAGTGTGCAGCACAGTTTCTGATGATTCACAGCCTGTCTGCAGTTTTAGACATATCCAATTGGTCATCATGCCCAGAAGTAACCCAGAGTAGCCTGACAAATCTTCATGAGAAAATATGTAGACTACATTTTTAATACATGTGTCCGTTTCAGCACATATGCTTAAAGAAGTAATCTGCATATAATTTACCATTTCTTTGCTTAtgtgcttatttgtttttttcaagtttgtCATTACTAAGTGCTAAGAAAAAATACTGAATCCAATCCAATTTGATCCAAGGCTGCTAGAAAACATCTGGCCCATCCACATTTCCTGATTTCAAAATCTCGCCCCCAATTTTTATTTGTAACTGAGTCCCCCTGTTACATCCTGTGGCAGCAGGCTTGTGAATAATGAAGGCCAGCGAAAACTAGGCTAGTGAATTAATGCaagttttaaatcatttaagtCCTGCAGAGCAGGAGCCCTCGAGCTGCCCATTGTGTCCACCAGGTGGCAGCTGTGATCAGCAGTTCACCTGGGTCACCCTGGGGATCACACCtgaatctcacacacacacacacacacacacacacacacacatgcacacaagggGGAACTCTGACTCAAGACTGTATTGCACTGAGCTTCTGAGGTATCTGAAGGTTTCTGGTAGAATAACAAACTCacttctgtttctgcagcagttttgattaattaattataaagCCCATTGAAATATTTTATGAACGGTGGGGGCCAAAATAATTTATGAGTCACATAATTGTTTTGTAAACAGAGGGGAGTCAAATTATATAACCCGCTGTGATATCCCCATGATGATCAGGGCTGCATTACTGCTCTGAATATGCTGTGCAGACGACATCTTAGATCTGTTCAGCtaatgtgttcatttatttgcGACACGTGTTTATACTGCGGCCTTTAAGAGATGAATGACTGAAGGTGGTAAACTGTGAATCATTACCGGTCCTTGGGAGTGCTGAATGAGCCACAGCAACGTGGCTGCATGGCTCATTTTATGGAGGAGGtgacacattaaaggtgcactatgctAGTTTGTCATATATGCAGATCCTTCAATTAGGCGACACAACATATTTACCACACAAGTATGATGTTTTATGTCGCATATGAATCgacatgaaatacatttttaattgcaGACTTACATTTCTTTATAAAAATCTCCCATAAACAATGACAgaccaacacaaacagacaggcagacagacagcattCAGCGAcacacctgtcaaattcatactcagaaCAAATAAGGGGCAGCGTGTCCCCATGGCAACCTGCTAACTGCTGTCAACACTAGCTTCCCTTAGCTAGTGAGCTCAGTTCGCAGTGCAGCTTGTGgtttggactgggagctcgaGGAGGACCAGGGGAGtgccggggctagctggttagcctgCTAACTGCATCGGATTTCTCCACAACGCGAGACACAAATGTCATAACTTCAAACCTGCTGTTTCTTaactttattattgttttatgtttcatattgacagacaggtgtcaatacaatattttttaattgtaCGTATCTCTCCTTTAATATAAGaggtaaacaaaaaagtttcaaaacgtttttttttggggggggggggttattcatttattttaaaagcttaaaatgaagataaactaaaaataaatacataaaataagataaaataaaataaaatctctcctcctctcctctcctcctctcctctcctcctctctcttctcctctcctctcctctcctcatttcaTGAGcactttcattcatgttttctttcctccatcgCACATGACTGTTATGATTGAGACTGTCTCTGAGCAAATCGCCTGGACTTTCTCCACCAGTGCGCCACCTCCCCTCTCCGCCCCCTCGCTCCGTGACGTCATGCCCGCCTATAAAGTCTTGGGAGCGCCGTGCCCAGACACGCCAGATGGATAAAGTCGGACGAGGTGGACGCATCGCAGACTGCTGAACGCacatatacacgcacacacacaagcggaAAAAAAGGGATATACAACTACTGACGGACTGACCGTTTCACACCGCTGCGCTTCATGGATACCGGCTGTTTCACCGCGGCGCAGCGCATTTCGTGCCACGCCATGAATGCGGATTTATTCAAGCCTGCTCCGGAGCGCGGACCCCAACAGTCCTCAGCGCCGGTGAAAACCAGCAGGAACAAACCCGAACAGACCAAACCGGAGCTGGCGCAGGTGGTGACAGACTCCAAGACGGGCAGAACCTACACTAAAGGAAAGCTGCTGGGAAAGGTATGGAGACTTCATGTTAACGTGTCTCGCCTCTCCACGGGGCTCTCGATCAGacgcagggttttttttgttgttgttttttttttcctttttgtattaAAGACTCGCTGTTTTGTAGCCTGACACGGATGCTCCCCGTGATTAAAACTCATTATCAGCTGCTGTCCAGGTGTGTTAGTAATGCGGGAGGACTGAATGACCTCGTGGTGGCCggtctccccctcctctctccctccccagcTCTCCCCGTTTGCGCGTCATTGCTGAATGAATCAGGCGCAAGGTGTGCCCGGCTCCCTGTGCGCACAGATGATTGGCATCACTGTATGAAAGCCCAGGAGTCTTTttaagagaggaggaaaaaaaagaatcctctCGTTTTTAAAGGCCAAATCATCAGGGCATTGcatcttcctccctctgccaTGGCCCCTCTCCCGCACCTTACCTCCGCTCTCACGATTTTTCCGACACATGTATGAATGGAGCGACTGTATCAACATGTTGCTCGTCATCGATACGCTGCGTCGGGCAGCCGGCCaagtctcctctctcctctctccctctctctctcctttctttttttttcctccttcttcttttcctctgctgcctgccgCAGAGCTGGAAACGTCTCCGTCAATTTCACGGTTAATGAATGCAGCAGCTCGGTCCGCCTCATCCCTGATGTCCTCAAGTCTGCGTAGCCTTGATTGCATCCAGTGAATCTGCATGAATAAGCAGCTGTAAACATCACATTAGGGGTCGATTGTAGGTTTTTGGAAGCATATGGGAGCATCCAAGGAGACAAAAGAGGCTGGTCAATTGATTATGAAATGATGCAGCAGGGCAGATTTAACCCTTGTGTGTAATCCAGGGCGTTTTAtgcccctttttttaaatgatttcctTTGCCCCCCCCACTTTGAGAATTGGCATTGGCTCAGTCATTGTCGGAATGGCAGTGCAGTTGTTGATCCTCAGATCAGAGACGTGCCGTCTGAAGCAGACTGTGGCCATTGCAGGTTTCCaacctgctgcttttcttaACCGATCATCCTTGTCTGTCTCCCCCCAGGGTGGCTTCGCTCGATGCTACGAGATGACAGACCTCTCCAACAACAAAATGTACGCTGTGAAGGTGATCCCACAGAGCCGGGTGTCCAAACCGCACCAGAGGGACAAGGTACACGGCCCAGCTTGTTTGTGTCTTGCACAGAGGCCCGAGCACAACCTCGATCCAATACCTGGATTGTGTTTTTAAGACTCATATtgattgtcacattttttttatttttattttttccctcccaaCAAACAGATCACGAATGAGATCGAGCTCCACAAAACCCTGTCGCACAAGCATGTGGTGAAATTCTCACATCACTTTGAGGACCAAGAAAACATCTACATATTCCTCGAGCTCTGCAGTCGGAAGGTGAGAAATCTCTAGAGAAGTCTtcacagctgcaggactgagtcAAGACAATTTAGATTTGAATATGCAGACCCAACAGCATTAAATGAATGTGGACGTAAAGTCCCAGACACCCACCTGAATCACAGCACCATCAAATCTTATGCTGTTGcagtgcgagtgtgtgtgcagcagtgttgcACAGTCCCACTGACGGATGTGGGGCTGACACTTAACTCACTGCTCTGTCTCCGCAGTCGCTGGCACACATTTGGAAGGCGAGACACACGCTCACGGAGCCAGAAGTGCGTTATTACCTCAAACAGATCATCTCTGGCCTCAAGTACCTCCACAGCAGAAGCATCCTGCACAGAGACCTCAAACTAGGTACGCGAGCGCCTATACGGGCCGGAATGTGGCGTTCACGCACACGCTGGCATCCCAGGAATCTGCGGGCAAATGTCATGTGTGGAATGCTGACGGGAcgaatgtttttgtctctttcaggcAACTTCTTTGTCAACGAGAACATGGAGCTGCGGCTGGGAGACTTCGGCCTCGCTGCCAAGCTGGAGACAgtggagcagaggaaaaagtgaGCATTTTAAACTACgtgtgtttttcaaattgaGGAAGCCAGAAACTCTCAAATTAAAGCAGGACGGATGTTTGAATGTTCAGAATAGTGAAAAAGGTACTctaatactttatttttttaagttaaaaaaaaagccaaattgaTACTTGACAAGCAAATGCTTTTACataaacatgacaaatattttcataatgCACATCAGCCTAAAACCATTACGTCAGTTACTAATCACACACTTCCTCCCACCACTTTCCCTCAGTAAGTACCAAACTAAACCAAACCGGTTTCAAGTGGCGGTTGAATGTAACGCTCGGTGTACAGTTTCAGTACCTGTTTGACACCTTCCTGTGGAATACCAGAAGAATGAGTATgcagaagggggggaaaaaaaaaaagcttcaccCACCACTTCCTTGTGTGCAGGATGCACCAACAGAACAAAGTAATTTGAGACGCTTGATGTTAAATCcagcctgtgtttctgtgtgtgtttttttttttcttagaacAATCTGTGGGACTCCCAACTACTTGGCTCCTGAGGTGCTCAACAGACAGGGCCACGGCACGGAGTCCGACGTCTGGTCCCTCGGCTGCGTCATGTGAGTCCTAGCTTCAGTCGTGTGCGCAATAACATTAGTGGAATCTGGAGGAACAGGTTTTGGGTTTCACCAtagcttttaatttttttttaattaccttGGACAGCTCAGATTGTTTTAATGTGAGTCATCACTCTGCATCTGGACTTTTGACCAATGGTTGCCTTTGGTTCGTCCCATTCAGGTACACACTGATGTGCGGCAACCCTCCCTTCGAGACCCTCGACCTGAAGGAGACCTACAAGTGTATAAAGGAAGTTCGGTACCACTTGCCATCCTCGCTCTCACCAGCGGCACAGAAACTCATCTCAGGCATCCTGCAGAAAAACCCCAGTGACAGACTCTCACTGGATCAGATCCTCAACCACGAATTCTTCACCAAAGTACGAAATGGTCTCACTAACGATTTGATTGTGAACGCATCATCCCTGTTCACCCACAGGGATCCACGTGCAGCCACCCTCCCCTCCAGTCTTCCTCACCCTCTtgtctccttttcctttctctctctccagggtTTCACCCCCGATAAGCTTCCCcccagcagctgtgtgatggTGCCAGAGCTCCACCCCCCCAGCCCTGCCAAGAAGTTCTTCACTAAAATGGCCAAGAGCCTCTTTggcaaaaagaaacaaaaaggtaaGGAGCACAGTGACCGGCACCGAAGCAGAACCCCTTATCTGTTAGTCACACATTTTGATGTAATTATGCGGCACCTGCCATCTTGTTAATCTGGTTTTGTCCCGTGAGAA
Above is a window of Acanthopagrus latus isolate v.2019 chromosome 21, fAcaLat1.1, whole genome shotgun sequence DNA encoding:
- the plk3 gene encoding serine/threonine-protein kinase PLK3 codes for the protein MDTGCFTAAQRISCHAMNADLFKPAPERGPQQSSAPVKTSRNKPEQTKPELAQVVTDSKTGRTYTKGKLLGKGGFARCYEMTDLSNNKMYAVKVIPQSRVSKPHQRDKITNEIELHKTLSHKHVVKFSHHFEDQENIYIFLELCSRKSLAHIWKARHTLTEPEVRYYLKQIISGLKYLHSRSILHRDLKLGNFFVNENMELRLGDFGLAAKLETVEQRKKTICGTPNYLAPEVLNRQGHGTESDVWSLGCVMYTLMCGNPPFETLDLKETYKCIKEVRYHLPSSLSPAAQKLISGILQKNPSDRLSLDQILNHEFFTKGFTPDKLPPSSCVMVPELHPPSPAKKFFTKMAKSLFGKKKQKVEKIPCEEKDDKDISKLVSGIVKCSINRQISYKTVGPNEVPSPNGQLVNSAPLEQTPAEEESRKSISRSFKGTMASSTEPCEDALTPTAVAESAVKVLNGCLASMPAATRNPPCLSRPQSFLWVTKWVDYSNKYGFGYQLSNQSIGVLFNEGTHLSLCNQRKTVHYCLTNNKHFTFPTNSLPEQLRSQKQIVELMANYMEQNLMEGGDLMCEEQLSGPPPLLLQWVKTDHALVMLFNNGTLQVNFYTDHTKIILCKSSDDSYLLTYISRERVSCTYLLSMLIEMGCTAELRHRLRYVVQLLQHHTDA